The bacterium DNA segment GAGTTTTTTGGATATAAATCGGCTGAAATAAGAATTTCGAAGCAACTTATTCCTCTGTTGATCAAAGTTCCAAAGGATAGTGATTTTCAAAATTCTTATGATAGAATTAACACTTTAATGACCGCAGGAAATGAAGCAAGAACATTTTCTAATAACAATGCTATCTTTGCTCTTGGGTCAGCCGTACTAATTGGTTCAGAAAGGAAAAAGCATCCACACGAAAAGAGAATGGCCTTTATTATCAATTCATTGAAAAGACCAGAAGAAGTTGCCAAGCTGCGGGAGATTTATTCAGACAGTTTTTATTTGTTAGGAGTGTACTCAGATAAAGAGATTAGGAAAAAATGCTTATGTGATGAGCAAGGAATGAGTCAGGAAGAGGCCGAAAAATTAATCAAAAGAGACGCGGAAGAAAACATCCTGTTTGGTCAGGGAACCAGTGATACTTTCCATCGTTCAGACTTTTTTATACCCTTCGACGATGAAAGTAAAATGAAATCTAATCTTTGGAGAATTCTGGATATTCTATTCGGTGACCCATTCCAGACTCCAACTTTTGATGAATTTGCAATGTTTATGGCATTCTCAGCAGCGTTACGATCTGCTGATTTATCAAGGCAGGTTGGAGCAGTAATAGCAAAAAAAAGACAAATAATCGCAATGGGAGCAAATGACGCTCCCGCATTTGGAGGTGGGTTATATTGGACAGGAGATGATCCCGATGGGCGAGATTATAAAGTGGGATACGACTCTAATAAAATAAACAAGGACATTATGATTAATGAGATTATATCTAAGTGTAAATTCGATACAAAAACAAATAAAATACTGAAAAACGTGCTAAATGAAAGCAAAATCCAGGATATAACTGAATATGGCAGAGTTGTGCATGCAGAAATGGAAGCCTTGCTTTCTTGTTCCAGAAGTAATAATAATAGTCAAGACGGTGTATTATACTGTACCACTTTTCCCTGTCACAACTGCGCAAAACATATAGTTGCAGCAGGAATTACAAAAGTTGTCTATGTTGAACCATATCCAAAAAGCAAGACCGAAGAAATGTATCCTGATTCAGTAAATATTACTCCACCTTCTTCTGAAGTAAATGCCGAGAAAAAAGTCTCATTCGAACCTTTCGTTGGTGTAGGGCCGAGAAGATTTTTTGATTTTTTCTCTATGCAACTTAGTTCGGGTTATCCGTTACAAAGAAAAGAAACTGATGGCAAAAAGATCGTATGGAAAAGAGCAAACGCTGTACTGAGAACAAAAAGCCTTCCTTTGTCCTATTTAGATATGGAAAAGCTGGCTATAAACCAGTTTAACATGCATAGAAAGGAGCTGAAAGATGACTCCAAGAAGTGATGATTCAAACTTGGAATGGGATGTTGAGGAAAAAGAAATAATTGATTATATGGAAGAAACGTCAAAGGAAGTTGGGAAGTGGTCTATAGAAAAGCAAAGGATGTTAGGAGCATGTGCATTTGGATTCTTTTCCGAAAATGACCTTAAAGAGCAACAAGCCTCTTAACTCTTATTTCTTTTCCCCACCATCACCCCCAGGTACACCCCCCCGGCCAGGACTATCGTTGTCGCGCCGGGGGGAAGGCCCGGGCCGTAGCTCAGGGCCAGACCGGCCGTGGTGAACAGGAGCGACAGCCCCGCCCCGGCTAACATCATACCCCACAGGCTCCGCGTGAACCGTCCCGCAATCGCCGCCGGAAGAGTGACCAAAGCCAGCACCAGCACCACCCCCACCACCGGTATCAGCAGCACCACGGTCAACGCCACCAGGCACAGCAGCAGAAGGTAGAACGCCTCCACCGGCACCCCGCGCAGACGGGCGAACTCCGGGTCGAAACACACGGCCAGAAACTGACGGTAGTAGAGCAGGACAAGAATAAGCACCACGGCGTCCAGCCCCGCCAGCAGCCACAGATCGGCCGCGTTCACCAGCAGCACGTTGCCGAACAGGTAGCTCATCAGGTCTGCATTATACCCCGGCGTGCGCGAGATGAACAGCACCCCGGCCGCCATCCCCACCGCCCAGAGCGCGCCGATCACCGTGTCCTCGCGCTCGCGCGCCCGGAGGCCGGCCAGCCCGATGATTATCGCCGAGGCCAGGGCCGTGACCACCGCGGCGTGCATGGGCCGCAGCCAGGTCCAGCCGTGCACCGCGGCCAGGTAGCGCGCCGCACCGATCCCGCCTAACACCGTGTGCGCGATCCCGCCCGCGATGTAGCTGATCCGCCGCGTCACCACATAAGCCCCGGTCACGCCACAGGCCACGCTCGCCAGGGCGCCCGCGGCCAGGGCGAAGAGCAGGAAATCGTAGCGCGGAAGGTCGGCCAGGAACGCTGCCATCAGAGCGTGTCCTCCCCGGTGTGACGGACCAGGCGCATGTCGGCCCCGTACAGGGAGCGGATCATGCTGTCCGTGATCTCGCCGGTCTGGTGCACGTGCACGTGGTCCTTGACGCAGATCACGCGGTTGACGAAGCGCGAGACAAAGAACAGGTCGTGCGAGACCATCAGGATTGTCAGGCGCTCGTTCAGGCGGCGCAACAGGTCGTAGATTTCATGCTCGGCCTTGAGGTCGAGGCCCGCGGTCGGCTCATCCAGCAGCAGAAGCTCGGGCTCGCAGGCCAGGGCGCGCGCGATCAGCGCCCGCTGGCGCTGGCCGCCGGAGAGCTCGCTGAACGGACTGA contains these protein-coding regions:
- a CDS encoding deaminase; this translates as MKKQQDTLLKSYVDSDLIIGLVGAVGTRLVVVAEQIKKRLEFFGYKSAEIRISKQLIPLLIKVPKDSDFQNSYDRINTLMTAGNEARTFSNNNAIFALGSAVLIGSERKKHPHEKRMAFIINSLKRPEEVAKLREIYSDSFYLLGVYSDKEIRKKCLCDEQGMSQEEAEKLIKRDAEENILFGQGTSDTFHRSDFFIPFDDESKMKSNLWRILDILFGDPFQTPTFDEFAMFMAFSAALRSADLSRQVGAVIAKKRQIIAMGANDAPAFGGGLYWTGDDPDGRDYKVGYDSNKINKDIMINEIISKCKFDTKTNKILKNVLNESKIQDITEYGRVVHAEMEALLSCSRSNNNSQDGVLYCTTFPCHNCAKHIVAAGITKVVYVEPYPKSKTEEMYPDSVNITPPSSEVNAEKKVSFEPFVGVGPRRFFDFFSMQLSSGYPLQRKETDGKKIVWKRANAVLRTKSLPLSYLDMEKLAINQFNMHRKELKDDSKK
- a CDS encoding metal ABC transporter permease; this encodes MAAFLADLPRYDFLLFALAAGALASVACGVTGAYVVTRRISYIAGGIAHTVLGGIGAARYLAAVHGWTWLRPMHAAVVTALASAIIIGLAGLRAREREDTVIGALWAVGMAAGVLFISRTPGYNADLMSYLFGNVLLVNAADLWLLAGLDAVVLILVLLYYRQFLAVCFDPEFARLRGVPVEAFYLLLLCLVALTVVLLIPVVGVVLVLALVTLPAAIAGRFTRSLWGMMLAGAGLSLLFTTAGLALSYGPGLPPGATTIVLAGGVYLGVMVGKRNKS